A genome region from Leishmania mexicana MHOM/GT/2001/U1103 complete genome, chromosome 28 includes the following:
- a CDS encoding putative protein kinase, whose protein sequence is MMNNAGEQLRMVDSTLKHTTPRNCLWYSLVCEGDGFCVLQRPYVAFTLRERLAAHPVWAAQEKLFMVYQLLEAVAHLHETYGLTHGDIKPNNVLVQSTGVLLLCDMALFKPCQMPLDSPLLFDYYYDTDENRACYVAPEKFSDQSLPTPPPESKTRGSATYNVSNVNFDGHTASMDVFSTACVVLFLYKEEDPLTLSQVLSLRHLANSEEREAFVAPVLRDANVPAALHPLLLPMLCATAEERPSARELVNRGLQECIFPASFPYLYESVLPRLLTTAPDPRLVLLHNQLEAVLQRCEELDTTPEGGGSPSSTAEIEAAASAEAVGANAAGLAAVVSPSRQVAVSLLLPLLLQTLHSSCTSDEAAYRGLLCLRRCASYCSFTCLVDAVLPHVLFYVNNDAHVYGPSTRLMALRLLSSISEVIAHHLTLRSPQRVSGTMTTSRDTAAAKPGDTGEGSSVPEEQWVLMEHLVLPCLYGILRQAEQEPTAVLVEVASRLPRLLLLARYITERRQLLYGADAVITKSTTVESRSGTHGRRARQPGEAAHEQQSHYDPLHAPPHHQASQHLCLSKGGEEDRAKVVAASATLSPTSMSPRPLPPPPSSSDALCSSPTEAVILSEQSVSGGTRARPAPAERHTEAGNSANEMSDADGENAGDVHGASAAGTQQYLAQLHCLLTNGWSMLQILYNHPCLAVVVEVMQQSSSTVAAFLGEERVTEDLIPLLTTALAAPLRVQRLLYSQAILLHALLQRPPTKTLRLFVDEGLRHADDVCLNRTLHSLAVVVRSRRLPLEETMALVHQTLPMLVESRLWLREAACGVVEAAAQTYSASDIALHLEYAVRPLLMLPVPLAHLRRYAATAIRAELAMPFMSLGGTAGPRSCSYVSSAPLRDRASVTGSAYLLDEDIFGDDEPINQVPDRGTGGGDGRRDRPGQGRGFEDEGGNRGTFKDVLPEVVAVTHSYASGPAPALLHGLPLTEASSSSAPGSRTSHEASVAEPAATAQHSRSATDTCIVADDGGDSEGMALVYRPTAREVARMQLESRSVSLTLPASSAPLSPPLSSLTSSHVVASSTAASSGAVAAAALPVQECQLPTPPHSRDVSPLPATLPPPSGVSRCGPQGGVGRVLYGRVTPPSLASPAAAAGAAVTSSSSAPCSALRPTAAALSSVSAHMGAIYAAAPSPSANGIVISAGARGEAFVWQVAASHTSTAHARELCLVERVAAAASGAGVHTYTACQWISALGQRRDFALVSAPASASGSLVAFASTDGAVRVLDVEKNAWVSSIVVGGTLEGGLTGLALQDRASLLVTTAAGGLHVVDTRCRGRDRADDEEPAVGSTSSVWHTRLNPLDGPPSCMCPLYTGDMACAAAVGTYGGTVCLYDLRYQLCAQRVAVVDDEAGLPSASALASRRVSITTACVDPLSALCQSCRPSSWEPELAAGPSLLLGTTGGTVYRLLLQSASYWPAFQCYRNGSGAIRTMLTQPTHGCVFTGSEDGYIRSWSTDRPETSHTLVCAPYRSPPYTVVRTSAAERALTANAVRGDTVAPPSRNGGKSLASLTVREGGDIHHGGCALPRHAPDAILALCAVRTTTTSSASWGLSNSGSGGGGEPCYLLSGSRDGTLTLWDNDPGSL, encoded by the coding sequence ATGATGAATAACGCCggtgagcagctgcgcatggTCGACTCGACACTGAAGCACACGACTCCGCGCAACTGCCTGTGGTACAGCCTTGTCTGCGAGGGAGACGGCTTCtgtgtgctgcagcgaccCTATGTCGCCTTCACGCTCCGTGAGCGTCTTGCGGCGCACCCTGTgtgggcggcgcaggagaagCTCTTTATGGTCTATCAGCTGctagaggcggtggcgcacctGCACGAGACCTACGGCCTCACGCACGGCGACATCAAGCCAAACAACGTGCTCGTGCAGAGCACCGGcgtcctgctgctgtgtgacATGGCCCTTTTCAAGCCTTGCCAAATGCCGCTGGACAGCCCGCTGCTGTTCGACTACTACTACGACACGGACGAGAACAGGGCGTGCTACGTGGCTCCCGAGAAGTTCAGCGACCAGTCGCTgcccacgccaccgccggagAGCAAGACGCGGGGCAGTGCAACCTACAATGTGAGCAACGTCAACTTCGATGGCCACACGGCCTCCATGGATGTCTTCTCCACGGCATGCGTTGTGCTGTTCCTTTACAAGGAGGAAGATCCGCtgacgctgtcgcaggtgctgagcctgcgccacctcgccaACAGCGAGGAACGCGAAGCGTTTGTGGCACCCGTTCTGCGCGACGCCAATGtgcccgctgcgctgcatccactgctgctgccaatGCTGTGCGCCACGGCAGAGGAACGACCGTCCGCGCGCGAGCTGGTGAACCGCGGGCTGCAAGAGTGCATCTTCCCTGCCTCTTTCCCTTACCTTTACGAGTCCGTGCTGCCTCGCCTCCTCACCACAGCTCCAGACCCGCGGCTGGTACTTCTCCACaaccagctggaggcggtgctgcagagaTGCGAGGAGCTAGACACGACACCAGAAGGTGGCGGTAGCCCGTCGTCGACGGCTGAGAttgaggcagcggcgtccgCTGAAGCGGTGGGCGCCAATGCGGCCGGCTTGGCGGCGGTTGTGTCCCCATCTCGACAGGTGGCTGTGTCTCTCCTTCTACCCCTTCTTCTTCAAACCttgcacagcagctgcacgagcgACGAGGCGGCTTACCGCGGCTTGCTCTGCCTGCGTCGATGCGCGTCGTACTGCAGCTTCACCTGCCTAGTGGACGCAGTGTTGCCACACGTGCTCTTCTACGTGAACAACGATGCCCACGTCTACGGACCGTCAACGCGCCTCATGGCACTTCGGCTGCTCAGCTCCATCTCGGAGGTCATCGCGCATCACCTCACGCTTAGGTCGCCGCAGCGTGTGAGCGGCACCATGACGACTTCACGCGATACGGCGGCTGCGAAGCCCGGCGACACGGGAGAGGGCTCTTCTGTACCAGAGGAGCAGTGGGTGCTCATGGAGCATCTTGTGCTGCCGTGCCTGTACGGCATCCTGCGGCAGGCGGAACAGGAGcccacggcggtgctggtggaggTAGCCAGTCGGctgccacggctgctgctcttggCACGCTACATCACGGAGCGGCGGCAACTCTTATACGGGGCCGATGCGGTGATAACGAAGTCAACTACGGTTGAGAGTCGGTCTGGCACACACGGGCGCCGTGCCCGGCAACCGGGAGAGGCtgcgcacgagcagcagaGCCACTACGACCCACTGCAtgcgccaccgcaccaccaGGCGAGCCAGCATCTCTGTTTGAGCAAGGGAGGTGAGGAGGACAGGGCGAaggtggtggcagcgtcaGCAACGCTAAGTCCGACGTCGATGTCACcaaggccgctgccgccgccccccagcagcagtgacgcGCTGTGCTCCAGCCCCACCGAGGCTGTCATCCTGAGTGAGcagagcgtcagcggcggcacgcggGCGAGGCCGGCTCCGGCGGAGCGCCACACTGAGGCTGGCAATTCGGCGAACGAGATGAGCGATGCAGATGGAGAGAATGCTGGCGACGTGCACGgtgccagcgctgctggcacGCAGCAGtacctcgcgcagctccactGTCTCCTGACGAACGGCTGGAGCATGTTGCAGATACTGTACAACCACCCATGTCTCGCTGTTGTCGTGGAGGTCATGCAGCAGTCTtccagcaccgtcgccgcctttCTGGGTGAGGAGCGGGTGACAGAGGACCTGATACCTCTCCTCACCACGGCCctggctgcgccgctgcgggtgcAGAGGCTGCTCTATTCACAAGCCATCCTGCTGCACGCCCTGCTCCAGCGTCCGCCAACAAAGACGCTTCGGCTGTTTGTGGATGAAGGCCTGCGGCACGCGGACGACGTGTGCCTCAACAGAACCCTGCACAGCCTCGCAGTTGtggtgcgcagccgcagactGCCGCTGGAGGAGACGATGGCACTTGTCCACCAGACGCTGCCGATGCTGGTGGAGAGCCGTCTGTggctgcgcgaggcggcgtgCGGGGTTGTtgaggcggcagcacagACCTACTCGGCGAGCGACATTGCACTGCATCTCGAGTACGCTGTtcggccgctgctgatgcttcCGGTGCCTctggcgcacctgcgccgctacgccgccacggccatCCGGGCTGAGCTAGCCATGCCGTTCATGTCCCTAGGGGGCACGGCGGGGCCAAGATCGTGCAGCTacgtcagcagcgcgccaTTGAGGGACAGAGCGTCCGTCACCGGCTCAGCATACTTGCTAGACGAGGATATCTTCGGGGATGATGAGCCGATAAATCAGGTGCCGGACCGTGgcactggcggcggtgatgggcGACGGGATCGCCCAGGGCAGGGGCGGGGCTTCGAGGACGAAGGAGGCAACAGAGGCACCTTCAAAGATGTTTTGCCGGAGGTTGTGGCGGTGACGCACTCTTACGCTTCTGGGCCGGCACCGGCGCTCTTGCACGGGCTCCCGTTGACTGAGGCCTCGTCGTCATCTGCGCCCGGATCGAGGACGTCTCATGAGGCGAGCGTCGCGGAGCCTGCAGCGACCGCccagcacagccgcagcgccaccgacACGTGCATTGTCGCCGATGATGGCGGTGACTCGGAAGGCATGGCACTTGTCTACCGGCCCACCGCGCGAGAGGTTGCGCGGATGCAGCTCGAAAGTCGCTCTGTGTCGCTGACCCTGCCAGCTTCttctgcgccgctgtcgccgcctctGTCGAGTCTGACCTCCTCCCATGTGGTCGCCTCATCCACGGCAGCGAGCagtggcgctgtcgccgcggcggcgttgccggTACAGGAGTGCCAGCTCCCGACTCCGCCGCACAGCAGGGACGtatcgccgctgcccgccacactgccgccgccctcggGCGTGAGTCGGTGCGGCCCTCAAGGCGGTGTTGGGCGCGTCTTGTACGGCCGAGTGACACCACCCTCCCTGGCctcaccagcggcggcggctggcgccGCGGTGACGTCATCCTCCTCAGCACCTTGCTCGGCGTTGCgccccactgccgctgcacttAGCTCCGTCAGCGCTCACATGGGGGCCATctacgcagcagcgccttcgccGTCAGCCAACGGGATCGTTATATCGGCTGGGGCACGAGGTGAAGCTTTTGTGTGGCAGGTCGCCGCGTCGCACACGAGCACGGCTCACGCGCGCGAGCTGTGCTTGGTGGAGCgagtcgcggcggcggcgtctggTGCAGGGGTGCACACCTACACGGCGTGCCAGTGGATCAGTGCGCTAGGTCAGCGGCGAGACTTCGCGCTCGTCTCCGCGCCCGCCTCGGCTTCCGGCTCCTTGGTGGCCTTTGCGAGCACCGATGGCGCGGTGAGAGTGCTGGACGTGGAGAAGAATGCGTGGGTGTCATCCATCGTTGTCGGTGGCACTCTGGAGGGCGGGCTGACGGGGCTGGCATTGCAGGATCGAGCATCACTGCTTgtgacgacggcggccggCGGCCTTCACGTTGTGGACACGCGGTGCCGAGGCAGGGAccgtgcagacgacgaggagccaGCCGTGGGTTCGACATCCTCAGTGTGGCACACCCGACTCAATCCACTCGACGGCCCACCGAGCTGCATGTGCCCGCTCTACACGGGCGACATGGcgtgcgccgcagccgtcggCACCTACGGCGGCACCGTGTGCCTATACGACTTGCGTTATCAGCTTTGCGCGCAGCGGGTTGCCGTTGTTGATGACGAGGCAGGGCTACCGTCCGCGTCGGCTCTTGCTTCCAGGCGGGTGTCCAtcacgacggcgtgcgtggatCCCTTGTCTGCGCTATGTCAGAGCTGCCGTCCATCGTCGTGGGAGCCGGAGCTTGCGGCGGGGCCGAGTTTGCTTCTCGGCACTACCGGGGGCACGGTgtaccgcctcctcctccagagCGCCAGCTACTGGCCTGCGTTTCAGTGCTATCGCAACGGTAGCGGTGCCATACGCACGATGCTGACGCAGCCGACACACGGCTGCGTCTTCACCGGCAGCGAGGACGGGTATATTCGGAGCTGGTCGACCGACCGCCCAGAGACGTCACACACTCTGGTGTGCGCGCCGTACCGATCCCCGCCATACACCGTGGTGCGCACCAGTGCCGCGGAGCGGGCGCTTACAGCGAATGCTGTGCGTGGCGACACAGTTGCCCCACCGAGCAGGAACGGCGGCAAGAGTCTTGCTTCCCTCACCGTgcgcgaaggcggcgacatccaccacggcggctgcgctcttCCGCGACACGCCCCGGACGCGATCCTCGccttgtgtgctgtgcgcacgACCACCACATCCTCTGCGTCTTGGGGCCTCAGCAacagtggcagcggtggaggaggggagccATGCTATCTGCTCTCCGGATCCCGCGACGGCACGCTGACGCTGTGGGACAACGACCCTGGAAGTCTTTGA
- a CDS encoding proteasome regulatory non-ATP-ase subunit 2,putative, with protein sequence MVQGLSSAKAVLALLSEEENLVVLFALKRLSSLMDTFWHEVSAKLPLIEELAASEKLADETRRLASLVASQVYFHLGDYSNSVKHALAAGTAFDATTRSLFTDTILSRCIDTYVAYQETPESDRAELPPKLEELFVSLTKSWVMENESMADLKEMVGFTVRAFRLDFLEKVLRQALSKTHSAEILNFTFYVANVLLQDITFRRKVLRLLADLYTDGLSTIDYYSLAHCLLFLGDVEATSNLICGLWRGGNRMVAFQLAFDLFEYGNQEYLSGVVAHLDKQLGVAEQALAVQPASSTSDAAAAAAAPSSPSTSLSLTTTTGDASGAPAAAAVPESPEQKLLSVLSGQVTTNLNVKYLYSRCVADVYVLTHIKKMTDPRNSVIHNATVVANAFMYSGTTMDGFLRDNMKWLGAAQHWAKFTAVASTGAIHRGHTEEAMRVLVQYLPKGSSVPTLPYQEAGALYALGLIYSPLGATRDRRTIQYLEENLQKFSTNVQMVHGASLGIGLTAMGLQDEGLYDALFTCVTGMDAVAAEGASVGVGMLMLGSGNDIVLQSLKNVAYEENQKEKVIRGVCMAMALINLGREDEALPLAEELLESGDPWVRLGGCFVLGLAYAGTENAKTIEKLLSVTVKDMSDDVRRTAVTMVGFLTFKDPNLCLDLIRVLVDSYSPHVRYGVAMALAVSAAGTGNAAVIDVLWDMLEDIVDYVRQGAAMALAMVMVQLTEKENPRVKDFRLLLEKKIEDRNEGRCSKFGYVLASGLLDAGGRNCTFALHKQRHRLDKAVVGVFMFLQYWYWYPYLLMITLAMQPTCIIGLNESLELPEYTFKSNAPPSTYAVPKSVLQEKRVKTSEVQAVVLSTTRKEEELRQRRHQGPGSPGLAAGASATGAPGSDGGTAEEGSKRGGDKDGGGSSSEAVEQEPAFEILHNPARVTAHQFSVISHDVDVRYVPLKPKPMGICLLKDTKPEMGAEVLVAPVVLSDRDEAPVPEPFAYP encoded by the coding sequence ATGGTGCAGGGGTTGTCCTCGGCAAAGGCCGTTCTGGCGCTCCTgagtgaggaggagaaccTGGTCGTGCTGTTTGCACTCAAGCGGCTCTCGTCCTTGATGGACACGTTCTGGCACGAGGTCAGCGCGAAGCTGCCCCTCATCGAGGAACTTGCCGCCTCCGAGAAGTTGGCGGAtgagacgcgccgcctcgcgtcTCTCGTCGCGTCGCAGGTGTACTTCCACCTCGGCGACTACAGCAACTCGGTGAAACATGCGctcgccgccggcaccgccttcgACGCGACGACGCGGTCGCTCTTTACGGACACGATCTTGAGCCGCTGTATTGACACGTATGTGGCATACCAGGAGACGCCAGAGAGCGATCGGGCGGAGCTGCCGCcaaagctggaggagctctTCGTCTCTCTGACCAAGTCATGGGTGATGGAGAACGAGAGTATGGCGGACTTGAAGGAGATGGTCGGCTTCACCGTGCGTGCGTTCCGGCTGGACTTCCTGgagaaggtgctgcgccaggcGCTGAGCAAGACGCACTCGGCCGAGATTCTGAACTTCACCTTCTACGTGGCGaatgtgctgctgcaggacatCACGTTCCGCCGCAAGGTGCTTCGTCTCCTTGCGGACCTGTACACGGATGGGCTCTCCACTATCGACTACTACTCCCTGGCCCACTGCCTGCTGTTCCTTGGCGATGTGGAGGCGACGTCGAACCTCATTTGTGGGTTGTGGAGGGGCGGCAACAGGATGGTTGCCTTCCAGCTGGCTTTCGACCTCTTCGAGTACGGCAACCAGGAATACCTTTCAGGCGTCGTCGCCCATTTGGACAAGCAGCTCggggtggcggagcaggcgctggcggtgcagccggCCTCGAGTACCtctgacgctgccgccgcggcggcagcgccgtcttcgcCCTCCACGTCCCTGTCCCTGACGACGACTACCGGCGATGCGTCtggcgcaccggcagccgcggcggtgccggagTCGCCGGAGCAGAAGCTGCTCTCCGTTCTCAGTGGACAGGTGACGACGAACCTGAACGTGAAGTACCTTTACTCtcgctgcgtcgccgacgtGTACGTGCTGACGCATATCAAGAAGATGACTGACCCGCGCAACTCTGTTATTCACAacgcgacggtggtggcgaacGCCTTCATGTACAGCGGCACCACGATGGACGGCTTCTTGCGCGACAACATGAAGTGGctcggcgctgcgcagcactgGGCCAAGTTCACCGCGGTCGCCAGCACTGGTGCTATTCACCGTGGgcacacggaggaggcgatgcgggtGCTGGTGCAGTACCTGCCGAAGGGCTCAAGCgtgccgacgctgccgtaCCAGGAGGCAGGTGCGCTGTACGCGCTCGGCCTCATCTATTCCCCGCTCGGCGCCACACGTGACCGCAGGACTATTCAGTACCTTGAGGAGAACTTGCAGAAATTCTCGACAAACGTGCAGATGGTCCATGGCGCCTCGCTCGGCATCGGCCTCACGGCGATGGGGCTGCAGGATGAGGGTCTCTACGATGCCCTCTTCACGTGCGTGACGGGCAtggacgcggtggcggctgaggGCGCGTCTGTTGGCGTCGGCATGCTCAtgctcggcagcggcaacgacaTTGTCTTGCAGAGTCTCAAGAACGTCGCCTACGAGGAGAACCAAAAGGAGAAGGTCATACGTGGCGTGTGCATGGCCATGGCGCTCATCAACCTCGGCCGCGAAGACGAGGCGCTCCCGTTGGCGGAGGAGTTGCTCGAGAGCGGTGACCCGTGGGTGCGCCTTGGCGGCTGCTTCGTGCTCGGTCTGGCCTACGCCGGCACCGAGAACGCCAAGACGATTGAGAAGCTGCTCAGCGTCACAGTGAAGGACATGTCCGACGACGTCCGCCGCACCGCGGTGACCATGGTTGGCTTCCTGACTTTCAAGGACCCGAACCTGTGCCTCGATCTGATTCGCGTGCTCGTGGACAGCTACAGCCCGCACGTACGCTACGGTGTAGCGATGGCGCTGGCTGTGAGCGCGGCCGGCAccggcaacgccgccgtcATTGACGTGCTGTGGGACATGCTGGAGGACATTGTGGACTACGTGCGCCAGGGCGCCGCGATGGCGCTTGCCATGGTGATGGTGCAGCTGACGGAAAAGGAGAATCCGAGGGTGAAGGATttccgcctgctgctggaAAAGAAGATTGAGGACCGTAACGAGGGACGCTGCTCCAAATTCGGCTACGTGCTTGCCTCCGGCCTGCTCGACGCGGGCGGCCGCAACTGCACCTTTGCCCTGCAcaagcagcgccaccgcctcgacAAGGCTGTCGTCGGCGTCTTCATGTTCCTGCAGTACTGGTACTGGTATCCGTACCTGCTCATGATCACGCTGGCCATGCAGCCCACGTGCATCATTGGCCTGAACGAGTCGCTGGAGCTACCCGAGTACACGTTCAAGTCCAACGCTCCTCCCAGCACCTACGCCGTGCCCAagtcggtgctgcaggagaagAGGGTGAAGACGTCCGAAGTGCAGGCGGTCGTGCTGTCCACGAcgcgcaaggaggaggagctgcggcagcgccgtcaccagGGGCCTGGAAGCCCGGGGttggccgccggcgcctccgcGACTGGCGCGCCTGGCAGTGATGGCGGGACTGCCGAGGAGGGCAGCAAGAGAGGTGGCGACAAGGATGGCGGCGGGTCGTCTAgtgaggcggtggagcaggaACCGGCCTTTGAGATACTGCACAACCCGGCGCGTGTGACGGCGCATCAGTTTTCCGTCATTTCACATGACGTAGACGTGCGATACGTACCGCTGAAGCCGAAGCCGATGGGCATCTGCCTCCTCAAGGACACGAAGCCTGAGATGGGTGCCgaggtgctggtggcgccTGTGGTGCTGTCGGACCGTGACGAGGCCCCTGTGCCGGAGCCCTTCGCCTACCCgtag
- a CDS encoding putative DNA topoisomerase III: MGRNVLMVAEKPSLAESIATILSNGSCSRRTRALPVYEYMGNFMGSPAYFKVTSTTGHVFSCDFTSQHQNWDRTDEEQLFTAPITWKDTSGKVTHHLEHEAQGCDTLVLWLDCDREGENICFEVMQVVRREIYNHNNIFRAHFSAITAEEIFHAFRNLGKPNKNVSDAVTCRQELDLKVGVAFTRFQTKYFQGKYGDLDASVISYGPCQTPTLGFCVQRHDEILNFKPENFWRLVPVATRGGALLQFEWDRGRLFDETMARLILQRITKNGKVATVANVSVSNDTRPRPTGLNTVDLMKIASRALGIGPHYVMSIAENLYIRGYISYPRTESTAYPPSFNLAGTLAQQKNHSMWGAYVTALLQQGHARPKAGKDAGDHPPITPMRSASPGELSGDEWRIFEYITRHFIASVSPDCRLIKTKITIELGGEFFSISGKVVEDPGFTEIMPHARVEDDRMPTGINKGDSFQLSDVRLQAGQTQPPSYLTESDLIGLMEKNGIGTDASISTHVNNIVERGYCSVQAGRVMKPSKLGIVLIHGIKAIDPELVLPLVRSRVEEYVTHIAEGRAQLDDVLSYSLDLFFSKFKFFKEHIDVFDALMGASFSAISATGKPITRCGNCMRYLKHLDTRPQRLYCPYCEVTFALPQGGAIKQYSSFKCPIDNFELVICHIEGGKSFPICPQCYNNPPFEDMRPAIQHHHRGYGGGAAATTAPSTRHMACDECRHPTCEHSLATNYVCDCVDGSCAGSMAFVPRTAGQWKVCCNKCPMMIKLPPTAQRVYVTSEECLECAANCLDIMFPEGKSVLPNRKDRIVACIFCHPGLSPLCEEVRGRIGNFRRIGGAAAGGRGGRGGRGRGRGRGRGNREDRR, from the coding sequence atgggcCGCAATGTGTTGATGGTGGCTGAGAAGCCGTCGCTGGCAGAGAGCATCGCGACGATCTTGAGCAACGGAAGTTGCTCCCGCCGCACCCGTGCGCTGCCGGTGTACGAGTACATGGGGAACTTCATGGGCAGTCCAGCATACTTCAAGGTGACGAGCACCACCGGTCACGTCTTTTCGTGCGACTTCACCTCTCAGCATCAAAACTGGGATCGCACGGATGAGGAGCAGCTCTTCACCGCGCCGATCACGTGGAAGGACACGTCGGGGAAGGTGACCCACCACCTCGAGCATGAGGCGCAAGGCTGTGATACACTGGTGCTGTGGCTTGACTGTGATCGTGAGGGTGAGAACATTTGTTTTGAGGTGATGCAGGTCGTGCGGCGAGAGATCTACAACCACAACAACATCTTCCGTGCACACTTCTCGGCCAtcacggcggaggagattTTCCACGCCTTCCGCAATCTCGGGAAGCCGAACAAGAACGTCAGCGACGCGGTGACGTGCCGGCAGGAACTGGACCTGAAGGTCGGCGTAGCCTTCACCCGGTTTCAAACCAAGTACTTCCAGGGCAAGTACGGCGACTTGGATGCCAGCGTAATCAGCTACGGCCCATGCCAGACGCCGACGCTCGGCTTCTGCGTGCAGCGCCATGATGAGATCCTGAACTTCAAGCCGGAGAACTTTTGGCGCCTCGTCCCGGTCGCcacacgcggcggcgcactgctgcagttTGAGTGGGATCGTGGACGCCTCTTCGATGAGACGATGGCGCGGCTGATCCTTCAGCGCATCACCAAGAACGGTAAGGTGGCCACTGTCGCCAACGTGTCCGTCAGCAACGACACGCGTCCGCGGCCGACCGGCCTCAACACAGTGGATCTCATGAAGATTGCAAGCAGGGCCCTTGGCATCGGTCCCCACTACGTGATGAGCATCGCCGAAAACCTGTACATCCGCGGCTACATTTCGTACCCTCGTACCGAATCCACGGCATACCCGCCATCTTTTAACCTTGCTGGCACCCTCGCTCAGCAGAAAAACCACTCCATGTGGGGGGCCTACGtaacggcgctgctgcagcaagGGCACGCGCGCCCCAAGGCAGGCAAGGACGCTGGCGATCACCCGCCGATCACGCCGATGCGAAGCGCGTCCCCTGGCGAGCTCTCCGGGGATGAGTGGCGCATCTTCGAGTACATCACGCGGCACTTCATCGCCTCCGTGTCGCCCGACTGCCGGCTAATCAAGACGAAGATCACGATCGAGCTTGGCGGTGAGTTTTTTAGCATTTCGGGCAAGGTGGTGGAGGACCCCGGCTTCACGGAGATCATGCCGCACGCCCGCGTCGAGGACGACAGGATGCCGACCGGCATCAACAAGGGCGACTCCTTTCAGCTGTCCGATgtgcggctgcaggcggggcagacgcagccgccgtcgtACCTGACGGAGTCGGACCTCATTGGGCTGATGGAGAAGAACGGTATCGGAACCGACGCGTCCATCTCCACCCACGTCAACAACATTGTAGAGCGCGGGTACTGCAGTGTGCAGGCAGGGCGTGTCATGAAGCCATCAAAGCTTGGGATCGTGCTCATCCACGGCATCAAGGCTATCGACCCggagctggtgctgccgctcgtgCGCAGTCGCGTGGAGGAGTATGTTACCCACATCGCCGAGGGCCGCGCGCAGCTCGACGACGTGCTCAGCTACTCGCTCGACCTCTTCTTCTCCAAGTTTAAGTTCTTCAAGGAGCACATAGACGTCTTCGATGCCCTCATGggcgcctccttctccgccatctccgccACCGGGAAACCGATTACGCGGTGCGGCAACTGCATGCGCTACCTGAAGCACCTGGATACCCGTCCTCAGCGGCTCTACTGCCCCTACTGCGAGGTGACGTTCGCCCTGCCGCAGGGCGGCGCCATCAAGCAGTACTCCAGCTTCAAGTGCCCCATCGACAACTTCGAGCTCGTCATCTGTCACATCGAAGGCGGCAAGTCGTTTCCCATCTGCCCTCAATGCTACAACAACCCGCCTTTTGAGGACATGCGCCCCGCCAtacagcaccaccaccgcgggtacggtggaggggcagcggcgacgacggcaccaTCCACTCGGCACATGGCGTGTGACGAGTGCCGCCACCCCACGTGCGAGCACTCCCTCGCCACGAACTACGTGTGCGACTGCGTGGACGGCTCCTGCGCCGGCAGCATGGCCTTCGTTCCCCGGACGGCTGGTCAGTGGAAAGTGTGCTGCAACAAGTGCCCCATGATGATTAAGCTGCCCCCGACAGCGCAGCGAGTCTACGTCACCTCCGAGGAATGCCTCGAATGTGCCGCCAACTGCCTCGACATCATGTTCCCCGAGGGCAAGAGCGTGTTGCCCAACCGCAAGGACCGCATTGTCGCGTGCATCTTCTGTCATCCAGGCCTGAGCCCGCTCTGCGAGGAAGTGCGCGGCCGCATAGGTAACTTCCGCCGCatcggtggcgctgctgctggcggtcgGGGCGGCCGGGGCGGGCGTGGCCGCGGACGTGGTCGCGGACGTGGCAACCGCGAGGATCGCAGGTGa